A stretch of Planococcus citri chromosome 5, ihPlaCitr1.1, whole genome shotgun sequence DNA encodes these proteins:
- the Tango14 gene encoding dehydrodolichyl diphosphate synthase complex subunit nus1: MYAFVYPVSSAVVGFLCRFILNIVHILFFIYLQIKHSKFVLLKVLYNTKSLLTDQMKQEEMENDFISKSIKQFSKLPKHLVFAIGEEKVSYNDLAQLIAWCLPTGVPVISFYDHKDELNADMLFDVFVKTHGDLTPSIKWGVSFNREFEYGTYGEMPCLQVNILTSKYSRRLLIDSIKELSHIQDIRLDDRASAEAALDDIMLSKFSYCANPDLLVISGDCYTTFGLSPWHMGFTEFSLVPSYKLLTVNDFVGVLATYARCDQKFGR, from the exons atgtaTGCATTTGTGTATCCGGTATCGTCCGCTGTCGTCGGATTTCTATGccgttttattttaaatatcgTCCatattctatttttcatttatttacaaATCAAGcatagtaaatttgttttgctGAAAGTGCTCTACAATACGAAGAGTTTACTCACCGATCAAATGAAGCAGGAAGAAATGGAGAACGATTTCATCAGTAAAAGTATCAAACAATTTTCCAAACTGCCAAAACATCTTGTGTTCGCGATAGGTGAAGAAAAAGTCTCGTATAACGATCTAGCTCAACTTATCGCATGGTGTCTTCCAACAGGTGTACCGGTGATTAGCTTCTACGATCATAAAGATG AACTGAATGCTGATATGTTATTCGACGTGTTTGTGAAAACACACGGTGATCTAACACCGTCCATTAAATGGGGCGTTTCTTTCAATCGAGAATTCGAATATGGCACCTATG GTGAAATGCCTTGTTTACAAGTCAACATTTTAACATCGAAGTATAGTCGTCGGTTACTGATAGACTCGATTAAAGAATTATCTCATATTCAAGATATCAGACTAGACGATAGAGCGTCGGCCGAAGCTGCGTTGGATGATATCATGTTATCGAAATTCTCCTACTGTGCGAACCCAGACTTATTAGTCATTTCTGGCGATTGTTACACTACATTCGGATTATCTCCTTGGCATATGGGATTCACCGAATTCTC GCTCGTTCCCAGCTATAAGTTGCTGACGGTGAACGATTTTGTGGGCGTGTTAGCAACTTACGCTCGGTGCGACCAAAAATTCGGTCGGTGA
- the RpS30 gene encoding ubiquitin-like FUBI-ribosomal protein eS30 fusion protein, whose translation MLTVEVRGQSKHQLEVDENASIIGIKNVIAQMENVPATEILLYSSGAPLLNDMLVSQLPSLTIDLTVPLLGGKVHGSLARAGKVKGQTPKVEKQDKKKKKTGRAKRRMQYNRRFVNIVQTFGRRRGPNSNS comes from the exons atgtTGACCGTAGAAGTACGTGGTCAATCTAAGCATCAACTAGAAGTCGACGAAAATGCCAGTATTATCGGAATCAAG aaCGTCATTGCTCAAATGGAAAATGTACCAGCCACCGAAATCCTGTTGTACAGCTCCGGAGCTCCGTTACTCAACGACATGTTGGTATCGCAGTTACCAAGTTTGACGATTGATTTAACCGTTCCTCTGTTGGGAG GTAAAGTTCACGGTTCTCTGGCTCGTGCTGGTAAAGTAAAAGGACAAACCCCTAAA GTTGAGAAACAAgataaaaagaagaagaaaaccgGCAGAGCTAAACGACGAATGCAATATAACAGAAGATTCGTTAATATCGTACAGACGTTCGGTAGAAGGAGGGGTCCTAATtcgaattcgtaa
- the LOC135846901 gene encoding splicing factor YJU2 gives MSERKVLNKYYPPDFDPSKIPRMKLPKNRQYTVRLMAPFNMRCATCGEYIYRGKKFNARKEDVEGQDYCGIRIYRFYIKCTRCLQEISFKTDPQNTDYEIEAGAIRNFMALKRAQEQEKREEEEAKEEEANNPMKLLENRTEQSRLEIEEMEKLEEIKDQSRRVIDLNELLKKYDTAEAREKKRKQEEEEDNNLAKRLFAKKQRTEEDTDFDGDGLNIEEEEEEIIEEEDLIDKDEIKSISSISSFSNFSYQSPLEKLKALKANKSNSNAVPKAPVPVTTPAAAPAPPQNKLLSLCSYSDSDESE, from the coding sequence ATGTCCGAAAGAAAAGTATTGAACAAATACTACCCGCCGGATTTCGATCCGAGCAAAATCCCGCGCatgaaattacccaaaaatcgTCAGTATACTGTACGTTTGATGGCTCCTTTCAACATGCGTTGCGCAACTTGCGGCGAATACATCTACagaggtaaaaaattcaatgccAGGAAAGAAGACGTAGAAGGGCAGGATTACTGCGGAATTCGTATATATCGGTTCTACATCAAATGCACCAGATGCCTTCAGGAAATCTCGTTCAAAACAGATCCCCAAAACACCGATTACGAGATCGAAGCGGGTGCAATACGGAATTTCATGGCTCTTAAGCGGGCTCAAGAGCAAGAGAAGCGCGAAGAAGAAGAGGCCAAAGAAGAGGAAGCTAACAATCCGATGAAGTTATTGGAAAATCGTACGGAACAGTCTCGTTTAGAGAtcgaagaaatggaaaaattagaGGAAATCAAAGACCAGAGTAGAAGAGTGATAGATTTGAACGAACTTTTAAAGAAATACGATACCGCAGAAGCCAgagagaagaaaagaaaacaagaggaagaagaagataACAATTTAGCTAAAAGATTATTCGCCAAGAAACAGAGAACAGAGGAGGATACGGATTTCGATGGTGATGGTTTGAATATCgaggaagaggaagaagaaATTATAGAAGAGGAGGATTTGATCGATAAGGATGAAATTAAATCGATATCATCCATTAgtagtttttctaatttttcgtatCAATCTCCTTTAGAGAAATTGAAAGCATTAAAAGCTAACAAATCGAACTCGAATGCTGTACCTAAAGCTCCAGTTCCTGTTACCACACCCGCAGCTGCACCTGCTCCACCTCAAAACAAATTATTGTCATTGTGTTCTTACAGCGATAGTGATGAATCCGAGTAA